The Salvelinus alpinus chromosome 3, SLU_Salpinus.1, whole genome shotgun sequence genome segment tgactcaggggtcaaTGTACATtggtaatttttatttatttaatctttatttaactaggcaagtcagttcagaacaaattcttatttacaatgacggcctatcccagacgatgctggggcaattgtgcgctgcactatgggactcccaattgctgtcagatgtgatacagcctggattcgaaccagggactgtagtgacacctctttcactgagatgcagtttcttagaccgctgcgcaactcggtaaatgcaatatttctgtaataattttcaatatatttgctaaaatttatagaaacatgttttcactttgtcattaaggggtattgcgtgtagatcaaatcaaatcaaagtttatttgtcacgtgcgtcgaatacaacaggtgtagaccttacagtgaaatgcttacttacaggctctaaccaatagtgcaaaaaaaggtattaggtgaacaataggtatgggtgatgggtgagaaaaatatatatttaatcaattttgaattcaggctgtaacacaacaaaatgtggaataagtcaaggggtatgagcacagtatatagtcttgtgagtgtgcatcgagtcagtgcaagatagggtcagtgcagatagtccaTTTAATTACCTATTTAGtatcttatggctatttagccatcttatttcttgtgggtagaagctgtcttgGAGTCTTTTGTTCCGAAAGCCGATGCTCTGGTACCGTTTTTGCTGGAcggaacagtctatggcttgggtggctggagtctttctcTGTCACCGCCTGAtattgaggtcctggatggctgggagctTGGCTCCAGTGACTGGGCTGTACACACCACCTTCTGTAGCGCTTTGCGGTCGAAGGCGGTACATTTTCTATACCAagctgtgatgcagccagtcaagatgctgttgatggtgcagctgtagaactttgtggATCTGAGTGCTAGTGGTTGGCCTGATTactaacaacgacgagacagcctacagtgaGGAGGTTAGAGCCCTGGCAAAATGGTGCCAGGAaaagaacctctccctcaatgtcaacaaaacaaaggagcttatcgtggactacaggagacagaagagagcaTGCCCCCTTCCTCATTGCCAGGGCCACAGTGGATAGGGTCAGAAGCTTCAAGTTCATACAGCAcctggtgtcaaaggaaggccatgAAGATCATTAAGGAATCCGAGCCACGGACTGTTCACTTGGCTACTGTCCGACAGATggagtcagtacaggtgcatcagtgCCAAGACCGAGACTAAAAAActgcttctattaccaggccatcagacagttgaacagccatcactagccatgTACCAGGTGAtgaacactcactcactcaaacatacacacaagctatcacacacacaccttacactaacgaacacacacacacaaccaacacTGCTCATAAtatttctactactgtacattgtattttagttacactgtttatacacactGCATATTTATTCTTGACATGCCTCACTCGAATACGTATAGATTGCATTTGATTACTGCTACAATGCTATTTGGGTTGATAATCAGATTAGTTTTGCCGTTCTTGATttcttgtttgacattttactgcattgttaggagctagtaacataagcattttccTGCAGCCGTTATAACACCTGCCAAACTGTGTACGAAATCaataactttgatttgattttaagttccaaacctctgccaatagaGCTCGCCAGTttgtcagttaacatgacctttattaATTATGAAGCGTTTTTGTAATTTTCTGactacataaatgcttcaaaattcacaagTGATGTTAGCTGATGATTATCTCAGAACAAATGTTTAAGATCTAAGCCTGTTTACTAGACTTTATTTTTTACCGTTTAGCCAAAAACCATACAAAAACTTCATTCATTTCCCCATTGGCTTTGTCCAACGAAGTTAGTGTCATTACTATTGCGGTCTTTAACAGCAAATTTCCCCTCCTCACtcacagtcctagctaaattattTGCTTGAGAAATAGCCCGTTGCCAAGAAgcaattttttttgcattttaattgaaaacaatcacagtaaggtactttgtTAGCCAGAAatcataaatatatattttgtaggCTGCATTGAACATTTAAAGTATGCCAAAATGGTGGCAATagcgttttattttttattacaacaATTGAATAGTGGTCGATACAAATGTTTAAACCTAGCGCAAGTAAATACAGAATGATGAATTCACAAAATGCTCACAGCATGCATCACATAAGTGAATATAAAAACTAATATGCACTGCAGTGGCTAGCTGCTGTTCTTAATGATCATGTTCTTCTTCCGGACGTAATCCAGTCTGCCATCGAAGGACTCACTTTTGCAGTATGGAAGCAACATTTCCTGTTTTATCCAAAAGGAAACTGAGGATACATGTGACCAAATATAATTAAGATACCGGTAAGCAAATACCTACAGGGTTGCTAAACCAACATACAGCATTTGTTCTTATCGCAATGTAAATTCCTTCGAATTCTGTAACAGGAACTTGCTCTGGCATGTAAATTAATCTATGTCGCTGTTACACCAGGCTCTATAGTAGTTGCACTGCAGAGTTTAAAATAGCAAAGTGCAGAAGACCATGTCCTCTTGAAACAATCCACTGATCAGCTACGGTAAAAAGGTTAAACATTGGCATTCTAATACAGACAAAGTATGTATTATGAAAGCTAATCTGTTAAACAATAAATACATAATCAGCCAAGGCATTTCAAGTTTTGTGAAATTGTTCCTCAATCATACCCACAGCAGGACAGACATCTCCTTTCATGCAGTCTTTTGTATTGATGAAACTGTTCTGAAGTTCAGCTGAGTCACTGTTGGGAGGGAGGGTACAGTAATGACTGACTTGAGTTCCACCTGTTGCAGTGGGCTTGTATGTGGGGTTCTAACTCATTTTCAGAGCATGGCATATATGGTGCAGGACTACCCAGGTAAGAGTTTAGTACCTGTAGATAATATCTGATCAGACGTGGAATGGAAACAAGCCAGACCAATACATCAAGTAAAAGGCCTGATACGAGATCTCATACTACAGCTACCTTTTATGAAAAGGTTTTGGATAGGAGGAGCCATACTGGAGGAATAGGTCACACATGTTCCGCATATGGATCAGGCTTGGTCATGTATTGTCAAattttacagtaaaaaaaaaaaaaaagttatgcaaAACTATTCAAACACACACCGATATCTCAATATGTTAACATCTTTTAATGCGTCATTTGTACTTGTAACGGTAAAGTGCGCAACCCATACAGTTTGGCCAATTTACACTCTTATACATACATTATAATCCACAATCTACACTTAAAGTACATGAAGTTTACAGTACACTCATTTCTAAACTGCAGTCTCAAATTAAGCCACTAGATAACATTGTTTCCTGCCCTGCCCAGTCTGTTTAGAATACACGCTTGAGTCCACTCAGTTGTGAACTGCGTTTCCCAGTATGCCACACAGAGATTTCATGCCACAAGTAGTTGAGGTCATTTTTACATTTCCAGCCGCATTATGGGCTCAAGCTGAAAAGAGAACTGTGTGCTGAGATCTTGAAATGGGAAGGGTGCTGTTGTGCAAGAGTGTTTATAGCAAATCAGGGAGAATCCTAAGACTTAAAAACCTTGTCACTTTTAGTAGAACGCCTTCCACAATGTATCTTCAGTAGGTCTTACATTGGTAGACAGACTACTGTAGTTGCACGACagtcatttggcaaatctgaataTTTCTTGAACAGATGAACTTTGTGTTACATGGGACTAAACTTTGTGTACAAAGACAGCGTAACAATAAGATCAGTAGGTCTAGATGACAACTGACTAAATACACTGGAGTGGAGACATTTTCTAAATGGCAAATTTATCTTTGACCTCAGAATTACCAGTCTGGTCAATCAATACAGAGGGTCATTTCTACCTCGTCGATAAAGCTTGATTAATCTTCCCCAAAAACAGCAGATACTTGACTGCATATAAATCCCATTTTACACAGACTAGTATTTGATCAATGACAAGCATTGGCAAAACGTATAGATAACGGTGGAGCAGAAATACTCTAGCCCTGAAGGAAGATTTCATGGTGTCCGAGAACTATTTTCAGAAATGATTGATCTCTGAAAACTATAAGTCTTTAGTGGGATCCTATAGCTGTCCTTCCATTGCTGAATGTAAAGACTCCCTTAATTTCCCCAGGCACCATGGCTTTAGACGCGCCCTTGGCTACATGATAAATAGCCACATTAGCCTGCCTGTCTTCAACGCAACATGGAGTGCCAGACTGCATCTTCATGTGGAACACAGAAATGCATTTAAAATCAATTGTGTCATTTCACTAATGCTAGCTGAACACTGTTCCATTACAACAGGAACCCTCAAACTGTCCTTTTCATGAAGATGTGTGATCTCCCAAGACCTGGctaaaataaacacatttctatTTTTTGGAAATAAGAGACTAACTTCCTTTAATTTTATTGCGCCACATTTGGGATATAATCCTCTCGATGCAGGAATCAAATACTTTAAATTTAGCCCTTCTCAGAAAATGAAGAATATTGCGCAAGGATATTTTTCAAGcaatcccacctggccaacagaCAGAACAATAAGAAAATGACATCTTAAAACTAAGTGGTATTTGCATCAATAAGAACAAAATTGTCTCAGAGGCAGAATTTAAACATCCTTTATCCTGAGTGGTCTCGTCTAGCCAATATTTCAAATGCATTTTTAACCAACCAAAGTCAACCTCTTCAGTAGTTAAGCGATGCATATTAGAAAGCTCTCATTACTTCTTGCCTCACTGCAAAGACTCTCTACCAACTAGGAGCCAACAACCTAATGTGGATTGACTTTTGTTGATGGACAAGAAAGAGTGAACACCAAAATTGGTGTTTGACTTTtcaaactaaccctaaccttgtcAACTAGTGTGCAAATTCTTAGTGGCTTTAAGAGTCAGTGGTTAAACTGTGGAGACTACTGGCACTCTTGCCAAAATATGCTGGCCAAATCAGCATGACAAAGGGAACTCAACGCAAGGGAAACAGAGCAACTCCGGACTCCTTTACCATGACCCCCCCCTCTCCTAAAGACATTCCAAACAAtgaaaattaaaataaatgtcaCAGGACATGGTGGGATGTGCAATCAggcaaaacaaaaaacattgtgTCCTATTTCTTGCTGCGCAGGCGTTTGGACTGGCGCGGGAGGTCTGAGCTCTTCCTGGTGCGTTTCAAGGGCGGGCTACCCATCATCTCCACCGCTGCGGCCATGGCACTGGATGCCGTGGCGACGGCAGCAGAAGACGTCGTGGCGACGGCAGAAGAGCCCGTCAAGGAAGAAGCTGCTGTGGTGGAGGCGGCTACGGCCGGCCTGGAACCTCCCCCCACCGCACTGTCCATCAGTTCCCTGAGCTTGTGCTCCAGCTCAGCCAGCCGGGCGTTCTGCTCCCCGATAACCTGAGTCTGCTCCAGCAGCTTCTGCTCCTGGTCCTGCAGCTGCTTTTGCTGCTCCAGCTGCTTGACGCGCACCTCCTGATTCTCCCGCCGCAGCACCGTCATAGACGCCCCGTTCACCTTTACCTGCTGCTGCACCTTGGTCATCTCAGAGCGTGACGGTGTGTTCTTGGCCAGCAGGGACATGGTGGTCAGGGAGGTGGAGGGGCCAGC includes the following:
- the LOC139570831 gene encoding F-box only protein 28-like isoform X3, yielding MDMINQRMLNQGFLKVERYHSLCQRQVKAQLPRRESERRNHSLARHADILAAVETRLSLLNMTFMKYVDSGLCCFIPGKVIDEIYRVLRYVNSTRAPQRAHEVLQELRDISSMAMEYFDEKIVPILKKRLPGADLSGRLIGSAPVAGPSTSLTTMSLLAKNTPSRSEMTKVQQQVKVNGASMTVLRRENQEVRVKQLEQQKQLQDQEQKLLEQTQVIGEQNARLAELEHKLRELMDSAVGGGSRPAVAASTTAASSLTGSSAVATTSSAAVATASSAMAAAVEMMGSPPLKRTRKSSDLPRQSKRLRSKK